In Halorientalis sp. LT38, a genomic segment contains:
- the fdhF gene encoding formate dehydrogenase subunit alpha → MSNDQQNPIKTICPYCGVGCGIKVNPGEEPGDMRFMPWADAPVNEGRICIKGGAATEVVDHEDRLTEPLVRDDDGEFQETTWEDAFERIVDELERIREQYGPDAMGFYGSSKVMNEENYLLQKLARRYGTNNIDNCTRMCHASTVWALRRSLGAGAMTNSMPDLGDAADLFWIHGANPAEQHPIANSQYFRQAVLDGATVIQVDPHANKTTESFEIEDTDRHMHLQVEPGTDIPLLNVVLKTVLENDWVDDDFIDERTKGFEDLQATLEDFDKEEAAATCKVPLEDIEEAAEKYATADNAAIFTGMGMSQHTCGVDNVQNEINLALITGNLGRPGTGVNPLRGQNNVQGTCDVGAMPNVLPGYQNVDDDDARESVEEVWGFEIPPEPGLTNVEISMAAGDSIHGLYIMGENPVMSEPDANEVAERLGRLEFMVVQDIFMTETAKFADVILPATSWAERGGTVTNTDRRVQRMRPVAKVHDDTRHDLDIVSEVGTRLFGDDAGFDFSDPEAVFEELRQVCPSYHGMTYDLLGEEGIQWPCYEPGDEGDTYLYEEEFTTPDGLGYVEGVRHQPPAEVPDDEYPLLLTTARLIEHYNTGTMSRRSPTLNRQHPENFVDVHPADAERYGIEDEDEVTIRSRRGEITLTAQVTDDIKEGVIWTTPHFAAASANRLTNEVLDERAKIPEYKAAAAEIDVQIEPADAGAEADDD, encoded by the coding sequence ATGTCCAACGATCAGCAAAATCCTATCAAAACGATTTGCCCGTACTGTGGTGTCGGGTGCGGCATCAAGGTCAACCCCGGCGAGGAACCCGGTGACATGCGGTTCATGCCCTGGGCCGACGCGCCGGTCAACGAGGGCCGGATCTGCATCAAAGGCGGTGCGGCGACGGAAGTCGTCGATCACGAAGACAGGTTGACCGAGCCACTCGTCCGAGACGACGACGGGGAGTTCCAGGAGACCACCTGGGAGGACGCCTTCGAGCGAATCGTCGACGAACTCGAACGGATTCGCGAGCAGTACGGCCCGGACGCGATGGGCTTCTATGGCTCGTCGAAGGTGATGAACGAGGAGAACTACCTCCTCCAGAAACTCGCTCGTCGCTACGGGACGAACAACATCGACAACTGCACGCGGATGTGTCACGCCTCGACGGTGTGGGCACTGCGGCGGAGTCTCGGTGCCGGTGCGATGACCAACAGCATGCCGGATCTGGGAGACGCGGCCGACCTGTTCTGGATCCACGGCGCGAACCCGGCCGAACAGCACCCGATCGCCAACAGCCAGTACTTCCGGCAGGCGGTCCTCGACGGCGCGACCGTCATCCAGGTCGACCCCCACGCCAACAAGACGACCGAGTCCTTCGAGATCGAGGACACCGACCGGCACATGCACCTCCAGGTCGAACCGGGGACCGACATCCCCCTGCTGAACGTCGTTCTCAAGACGGTGCTGGAAAACGACTGGGTCGACGATGACTTCATCGACGAGCGGACGAAGGGGTTCGAGGATCTGCAGGCGACGCTCGAGGACTTCGACAAGGAGGAAGCCGCAGCGACCTGCAAGGTTCCGCTCGAAGACATCGAGGAGGCAGCCGAGAAGTACGCGACGGCCGACAACGCGGCCATCTTCACCGGCATGGGGATGAGCCAGCACACCTGTGGCGTCGACAACGTCCAGAACGAGATCAACCTGGCACTGATCACCGGAAACCTCGGCCGGCCGGGAACCGGTGTGAACCCGCTTCGCGGCCAGAACAACGTCCAGGGAACCTGTGACGTCGGTGCGATGCCGAACGTGCTCCCGGGCTATCAGAACGTCGACGACGACGATGCACGGGAGTCCGTCGAGGAGGTCTGGGGCTTCGAGATTCCCCCCGAGCCAGGGCTGACCAACGTCGAGATCTCGATGGCCGCCGGGGACAGCATTCACGGGCTGTACATCATGGGCGAAAATCCCGTGATGAGCGAACCCGACGCGAACGAAGTCGCCGAACGGCTGGGGCGACTCGAGTTCATGGTCGTCCAGGACATCTTCATGACCGAGACGGCGAAGTTCGCCGACGTGATCCTGCCAGCGACGTCCTGGGCCGAGCGCGGTGGCACCGTCACCAACACCGATCGGCGCGTCCAGCGGATGCGCCCGGTCGCGAAGGTCCACGACGACACCAGACACGACCTGGATATCGTCTCGGAAGTGGGGACCCGGCTGTTCGGCGACGACGCTGGCTTCGACTTCTCGGACCCCGAAGCCGTCTTCGAGGAGCTCCGGCAGGTCTGTCCCAGCTACCACGGGATGACCTACGACCTCCTCGGCGAGGAGGGCATCCAGTGGCCGTGCTACGAACCCGGCGACGAGGGAGACACCTACCTCTACGAGGAGGAGTTCACGACCCCGGACGGTCTCGGATACGTCGAAGGCGTGCGCCATCAGCCGCCGGCAGAGGTGCCCGACGACGAGTACCCGCTGCTCCTGACGACCGCGCGGCTCATCGAACACTACAACACGGGAACGATGAGTCGGCGCTCGCCGACGCTGAACCGCCAGCACCCGGAGAACTTCGTCGACGTCCATCCAGCCGACGCCGAACGGTACGGCATCGAGGACGAAGACGAGGTGACGATCAGGTCACGCCGCGGCGAGATCACGCTCACTGCGCAGGTCACCGACGACATCAAGGAGGGCGTGATCTGGACGACGCCACACTTCGCGGCCGCCTCCGCGAACAGGCTCACCAACGAGGTCCTCGACGAGCGGGCGAAGATCCCCGAATACAAGGCCGCCGCGGCCGAGATCGACGTCCAGATCGAACCCGCCGACGCCGGTGCCGAGGCCGACGACGACTGA
- a CDS encoding CrcB family protein yields MSEDHPLLTLEAVLLIAIGGFVGANARHLVALSTPGLWGTLLANALGSFCLGFVLYEAMYTGLLAEETRLVVATGFLSSFTTYSTFALETVQATPLLGLLNVLGNYLLGFTGVVLGGGIASRMDGE; encoded by the coding sequence ATGAGCGAGGACCATCCGCTCCTGACGCTGGAGGCGGTCCTGTTGATCGCCATCGGGGGATTCGTCGGCGCGAACGCGCGCCATCTCGTCGCCCTATCGACGCCCGGGCTCTGGGGGACCCTTCTCGCGAACGCGCTCGGGAGTTTCTGCCTCGGATTCGTCCTCTACGAAGCGATGTACACGGGGCTGCTGGCGGAGGAGACGCGGCTCGTCGTCGCGACCGGCTTCCTCTCGTCGTTTACGACGTACAGCACCTTCGCACTCGAAACCGTCCAGGCGACACCGCTTCTGGGCCTCCTGAACGTGCTCGGGAACTACCTGTTGGGCTTCACCGGCGTCGTGCTGGGCGGCGGGATCGCGAGCCGGATGGACGGGGAGTGA
- a CDS encoding molybdenum cofactor guanylyltransferase, with amino-acid sequence MRSGVILAGGYSTRFGAADKAVADLAGTPMIRRVADRLEPVVDELVVNCRPDQRERLAAALTDIDLPVTVAEDPEPDQGPMAGIETGLRAANGEYAAVVACDMPFVDAEFVAYLFERARDYDAAVPQVEDEWFQTTQAVYRTAPMAAACADALADGEHKIVEPLFTLEYVVVDAAEIRAHAAEDTFRNINTREELEAAAGEF; translated from the coding sequence ATGCGAAGCGGCGTCATCCTCGCAGGGGGGTACTCGACGCGGTTCGGAGCCGCGGACAAGGCGGTCGCGGACCTGGCGGGAACGCCGATGATTCGCCGCGTCGCCGACCGACTCGAACCCGTGGTCGACGAGCTAGTCGTGAACTGTCGGCCGGACCAGCGGGAACGACTCGCGGCGGCGCTGACAGACATCGACCTGCCGGTCACCGTCGCCGAGGACCCCGAGCCGGACCAGGGTCCGATGGCCGGTATCGAGACCGGACTACGCGCGGCGAACGGCGAGTACGCGGCAGTCGTCGCCTGTGACATGCCCTTCGTCGACGCCGAGTTCGTCGCCTACCTGTTCGAGCGAGCCCGGGACTACGACGCGGCCGTCCCACAGGTCGAAGACGAGTGGTTCCAGACGACACAGGCGGTCTACCGGACGGCGCCGATGGCGGCGGCCTGTGCCGACGCGCTCGCCGACGGCGAGCACAAGATCGTCGAGCCGCTGTTCACACTCGAGTACGTCGTCGTCGACGCGGCGGAGATTCGCGCCCACGCCGCCGAGGACACCTTCCGGAATATCAACACCCGTGAGGAGTTGGAGGCAGCTGCGGGCGAGTTCTGA
- a CDS encoding heavy metal translocating P-type ATPase, with protein sequence MDRQAITQYYRKHRKAIVTVASGLLYGGGWSLGSLTSFDTAGAAVLVLATIIGGYDIAKTAYHEVTNRTLGIKTLVTLAAVGAVLIGEYWEAAAVVFLFSLGSYLEGRTMRKTRKSLQELLELTPDTATVRRDGTLQKVPAREVEEGEVVVVKPGGKIPVDGTVVDGESAVDQAPVTGESAPVHKADGDEVYAGTVNQEGALEIRTTGAGSDTTLERIIRRVEAAQEAQSPTESLIDRFAKYYTPAVVALAVGAFAITQNAILSLTLLVIGCPGALVIGPPVSIVSAIGNAARSGVLLKGGDHLERAGKIDLVAFDKTGTLTAGEPTVADVEGFDTDASEVLALAATAEKKSEHHLAAAILDAARDRPPAATDGGVPVAQAADSDAGRRSIPDPDDFDVIAGKGVVAHVDVSGDAGGSLDGSDGGHEVVVGNRALLDDRGIDVPERVAEYVREREERGETVVHVARRAVGATSGSETAERANGERATDHVEVADSASGDAASRERPVSGDWDVVGAIAVRDELREAAPRVVAALRDAGIETVMLTGDNERTAAAVADEVGREAGETGLRKRGGAAATQFDEYRAELLPEDKQSAIEAFQADGHVVAMVGDGINDAPALATADVGIAMGAAGTDTAIETADVALMADDLERIPYAVKLSKATRWNVLENVGLAVLTVTVLLAGVLTSYVTLAAGMLVHEASVLLVILNGMRLRRY encoded by the coding sequence ATGGATAGACAAGCGATCACACAGTACTACCGGAAACACCGGAAAGCCATCGTCACGGTAGCCAGCGGCCTCCTCTACGGCGGTGGCTGGAGCCTCGGCTCCCTCACGAGTTTCGACACGGCGGGCGCCGCCGTGCTCGTCCTCGCCACGATTATCGGCGGCTACGACATCGCAAAGACGGCCTACCACGAGGTCACCAACCGGACGCTCGGGATCAAGACGCTGGTGACGCTGGCCGCCGTCGGCGCCGTCCTCATCGGGGAGTACTGGGAGGCCGCGGCGGTGGTCTTCCTGTTCAGTCTCGGGAGCTACCTCGAAGGCCGGACGATGCGGAAGACCCGAAAGTCCCTCCAGGAACTGCTGGAGTTGACGCCCGACACGGCGACGGTGCGCCGAGATGGGACGCTCCAGAAGGTCCCCGCACGCGAGGTCGAGGAGGGCGAGGTCGTCGTCGTCAAGCCGGGCGGGAAGATCCCGGTCGATGGGACCGTCGTCGACGGCGAGAGCGCCGTCGATCAGGCGCCGGTCACCGGCGAGAGCGCGCCCGTCCACAAGGCCGACGGCGACGAGGTCTACGCCGGGACGGTCAACCAGGAAGGGGCGCTGGAGATCCGGACGACCGGGGCGGGGTCGGACACGACGCTCGAACGCATCATCCGCCGCGTCGAGGCGGCCCAGGAGGCCCAGTCGCCCACGGAGAGCCTCATCGACCGGTTCGCGAAGTACTACACGCCGGCCGTCGTCGCGCTGGCCGTCGGCGCGTTCGCGATTACGCAGAACGCGATCCTGTCGCTGACGCTGCTGGTGATCGGCTGTCCCGGCGCGCTGGTCATCGGGCCACCCGTCAGCATCGTCTCCGCCATCGGCAACGCCGCCCGGTCGGGCGTGCTGCTGAAGGGCGGCGACCACCTCGAACGCGCCGGCAAGATCGACCTCGTCGCCTTCGACAAGACCGGGACGCTCACGGCGGGTGAACCCACCGTCGCCGACGTCGAGGGGTTCGATACCGATGCGAGCGAGGTGCTCGCACTCGCGGCGACCGCAGAGAAGAAGAGTGAACACCACCTCGCGGCCGCCATCCTCGACGCGGCCCGCGACCGCCCGCCCGCTGCGACGGACGGTGGCGTCCCGGTCGCCCAGGCGGCCGACTCGGACGCCGGACGCCGGTCGATCCCCGACCCGGACGACTTCGACGTGATCGCCGGGAAGGGCGTCGTCGCCCACGTCGACGTCTCCGGCGACGCCGGAGGCTCCTTGGACGGATCCGACGGTGGCCACGAGGTCGTCGTCGGTAACCGCGCACTGCTCGACGACCGCGGCATCGACGTCCCCGAGCGTGTCGCCGAGTACGTCCGGGAGCGCGAGGAGCGCGGCGAGACGGTCGTCCACGTCGCGCGGCGGGCGGTCGGAGCGACCAGTGGGAGCGAGACCGCCGAACGCGCGAACGGGGAGCGGGCGACCGACCATGTGGAGGTCGCCGACAGTGCGAGCGGCGACGCCGCGAGCAGGGAGCGACCCGTGAGCGGCGATTGGGACGTCGTCGGCGCGATCGCGGTGCGGGACGAACTCCGGGAGGCCGCGCCCCGCGTCGTCGCGGCGCTCCGGGACGCCGGCATCGAGACGGTGATGCTCACCGGCGACAACGAGCGGACGGCCGCCGCGGTCGCCGACGAAGTGGGCAGGGAGGCCGGTGAAACCGGCCTCCGGAAACGTGGCGGCGCCGCCGCCACGCAATTCGACGAGTACCGCGCCGAACTGCTCCCCGAGGACAAGCAGTCCGCCATCGAGGCCTTTCAGGCCGACGGGCACGTCGTCGCGATGGTCGGGGACGGCATCAACGACGCGCCCGCGCTGGCGACCGCCGACGTCGGCATCGCGATGGGGGCGGCGGGGACGGACACCGCCATCGAGACGGCGGACGTGGCGCTGATGGCCGACGACCTCGAACGCATCCCGTACGCGGTCAAACTGAGCAAAGCGACTCGCTGGAACGTCCTCGAGAACGTCGGCCTCGCGGTGCTGACCGTGACCGTCCTCCTCGCGGGCGTGCTCACGAGCTACGTCACGCTCGCCGCCGGAATGCTGGTTCACGAGGCCAGCGTCCTCCTCGTCATCCTCAACGGGATGCGACTGCGCCGCTACTGA
- a CDS encoding aldehyde ferredoxin oxidoreductase family protein gives MPRPTPDSVLRVDLTDRTCVSEPVPATWRRRYIGGKGLGARYLYAELGSGTQPLGRNNVLCFMLGPVTGYLPGEQRYAVVTKSPLTGTFLDSYAGGTFPGTLAGALGDHLGLVVTGIAAEPVCLVVEDASVQIEPAAELWGSETSATCAAFPDASVACIGPAGEHRVRYATVASDGGDHQAGRGGAGAVMGSKRVKAIVARGDPPSGLADLRAAYTERFAEDAVGRWQAASETLESADFADEIGGLATRGWEASRFEGLSDIGIEAARGAATERERDDESIPGGFRVETDDGDSVPRGATQMTLGATLGVDEFDAVVTLGDACDRLGLDVISAGNAVAWAMLAARDGVVDRDLSFGDAEAARELLGEIATRRTALGDVLALGVRTAGEKLGAPDRIPHVKGLEVPSYDPRGAASMALAYATSDRGACHRRSRPIEREPFAGADWSPGRAAAVVIAEQNTRSVLWSLVADDFVGAVLDDLGSEWLRAVGAPVPDDLLLAGERIWTLTRLFNLREGFTREDDALPAVFTEPVDAATAQPVDPATFERMLDAYYEMRGWDTEGRPTVETLARLDLLDTVDEETPIGKER, from the coding sequence ATGCCACGACCGACACCGGACTCCGTCCTGCGGGTCGACCTCACTGACCGGACCTGTGTCAGTGAGCCCGTGCCAGCGACCTGGCGACGACGGTATATCGGTGGCAAAGGACTCGGCGCTCGGTATCTGTACGCGGAACTCGGGTCCGGAACCCAGCCGCTGGGCCGGAACAACGTCCTGTGTTTCATGCTCGGGCCGGTGACTGGCTATCTCCCGGGCGAGCAGCGGTACGCGGTCGTCACGAAGTCTCCGTTGACGGGAACCTTCCTCGATTCCTACGCCGGTGGGACCTTCCCCGGAACACTCGCGGGTGCACTCGGAGACCACCTCGGGCTGGTGGTAACTGGCATCGCGGCGGAACCGGTCTGTCTCGTCGTCGAGGACGCCAGTGTGCAGATAGAACCGGCGGCGGAACTGTGGGGCAGTGAGACCAGTGCGACGTGTGCGGCGTTTCCCGACGCGTCGGTCGCCTGTATCGGCCCGGCAGGCGAACACCGTGTCCGATATGCGACCGTCGCGTCCGACGGTGGTGACCACCAGGCGGGCCGCGGCGGGGCTGGCGCGGTCATGGGAAGTAAACGGGTGAAGGCGATCGTCGCTCGTGGGGACCCGCCATCGGGGCTCGCTGATCTCCGTGCGGCCTACACGGAACGGTTCGCCGAAGACGCGGTCGGCCGCTGGCAGGCCGCGAGCGAGACGCTGGAATCGGCCGACTTCGCTGACGAAATCGGCGGACTCGCGACTCGTGGCTGGGAAGCGAGTCGCTTCGAGGGACTGTCCGACATCGGTATCGAGGCTGCCCGCGGGGCCGCCACCGAGCGCGAGCGCGACGACGAGTCGATTCCCGGGGGGTTCAGAGTCGAGACCGACGACGGAGACAGCGTCCCCAGGGGTGCCACGCAGATGACGCTCGGCGCCACGCTCGGGGTCGACGAGTTCGACGCCGTGGTGACGCTGGGTGACGCCTGTGACCGCCTCGGACTGGACGTCATCAGTGCCGGGAACGCGGTGGCGTGGGCCATGCTCGCCGCTCGGGACGGTGTCGTCGACCGCGACCTCTCGTTCGGCGACGCCGAGGCGGCCCGCGAACTGCTCGGCGAGATCGCGACCAGACGGACTGCGCTCGGCGACGTCCTCGCACTCGGCGTCAGAACTGCCGGTGAGAAACTCGGCGCTCCCGACCGAATCCCGCACGTCAAGGGACTGGAAGTGCCGTCCTACGACCCGCGTGGCGCGGCCAGTATGGCGCTCGCCTATGCCACGAGCGATCGGGGTGCCTGCCACCGTCGAAGTCGGCCGATCGAGCGCGAACCGTTCGCCGGTGCGGACTGGTCGCCCGGCCGGGCTGCAGCGGTCGTGATCGCCGAACAGAACACGCGATCTGTGCTCTGGAGTCTCGTCGCCGACGACTTCGTCGGTGCCGTGCTCGACGATCTGGGGTCGGAGTGGCTCAGGGCCGTCGGCGCTCCCGTCCCCGACGACCTGCTGCTCGCTGGCGAGCGGATCTGGACGCTCACCCGGCTGTTCAACCTCCGGGAGGGCTTCACGCGCGAAGACGACGCACTCCCAGCGGTCTTCACGGAACCGGTCGATGCGGCGACGGCGCAACCGGTCGACCCCGCGACGTTCGAGCGGATGCTCGACGCGTACTACGAGATGCGCGGGTGGGACACGGAGGGGCGTCCGACGGTCGAGACGCTGGCGCGACTCGACCTGCTGGATACGGTCGACGAGGAGACGCCCATCGGCAAGGAGCGATAG
- a CDS encoding SHOCT domain-containing protein encodes MQENTDDTRLVTILLVIVGAFVIVPMFFMGFGMMGGGPMMGGTWSGHMWGDGTMPGWMLVVGIVMQLLFLVALLGGGYLVYRAVTGSGSESDRALEELRLAYARGELTDDEYEQRREALQRDRD; translated from the coding sequence ATGCAAGAAAACACAGACGACACGCGGTTGGTAACGATTCTCCTCGTCATCGTCGGTGCGTTCGTGATCGTCCCGATGTTCTTCATGGGCTTCGGGATGATGGGGGGCGGCCCGATGATGGGCGGGACGTGGAGCGGTCATATGTGGGGCGACGGGACGATGCCGGGCTGGATGCTCGTCGTCGGGATCGTGATGCAGCTCCTGTTCCTCGTCGCCCTGCTCGGCGGTGGCTACCTCGTCTACAGGGCAGTGACTGGAAGCGGGAGCGAGTCGGACCGGGCGCTCGAAGAACTCCGGCTCGCGTACGCTCGCGGCGAGCTAACCGACGACGAATACGAGCAGCGACGGGAGGCGCTCCAACGCGACAGGGACTGA
- a CDS encoding heavy-metal-associated domain-containing protein, producing MSETTQFRVLDFDCPTCASTVERALSNVDGVQHVEVHYTTGRVEIEFDDGVADPDAFAQTIESQGYTPQPA from the coding sequence ATGAGCGAGACGACCCAGTTCCGCGTCCTCGACTTCGACTGCCCCACCTGTGCCAGCACGGTCGAACGCGCACTCTCGAACGTCGATGGCGTCCAGCACGTCGAGGTCCACTACACGACCGGCCGCGTCGAGATCGAGTTCGACGACGGCGTCGCGGACCCCGACGCCTTCGCACAGACGATCGAAAGCCAGGGGTACACGCCCCAGCCCGCCTGA
- a CDS encoding ArsR/SmtB family transcription factor, whose amino-acid sequence MGSSGTDHRLDDIAVRDTRVSDAIDEPMRAMILDILSEAALTASEVHERLTDRGIDRTENTVRHHINELRDAGLVDVVRFEEGRGGTTKYYHANTIVLSYSLPDSADAAVEEMVDAVQPQLTDALATLTGEYDDAIEEIVADMQPCEHCRSQKYETYVLLTVLRRAFVRAHWDS is encoded by the coding sequence ATGGGTAGCTCCGGTACCGATCACCGCCTCGACGACATCGCGGTCCGAGACACCCGGGTTTCGGATGCCATCGACGAACCGATGCGGGCGATGATCCTCGACATTCTGTCCGAGGCGGCCCTGACCGCGTCGGAGGTCCACGAACGTCTCACAGACCGCGGTATCGACCGCACCGAAAACACCGTTCGCCACCACATCAACGAGTTACGGGACGCCGGCCTCGTCGACGTCGTCCGCTTCGAGGAGGGCCGCGGCGGGACGACGAAGTACTATCACGCGAACACGATCGTCCTCTCGTACTCGCTGCCGGACTCGGCCGACGCCGCCGTCGAGGAGATGGTCGACGCCGTCCAGCCCCAGCTCACGGACGCGCTCGCCACGCTCACGGGCGAGTACGACGACGCGATCGAGGAGATCGTCGCGGACATGCAGCCCTGTGAGCACTGTCGGTCCCAGAAGTACGAGACGTACGTGCTCCTGACCGTCCTGCGACGGGCGTTCGTTCGCGCTCACTGGGACTCCTAG
- the crcB gene encoding fluoride efflux transporter CrcB yields the protein MVPDLWLVGLGGIVGALLRHLTTIRLASEGFPTGTLAVNVVGSFVLGFVTFLDSGNQVVLFVGTGACGSYTTFSAFSFDTVRLWEEDEQVRAGAFAVGNLLGSIAAIALAWALASLVPV from the coding sequence ATGGTGCCCGACCTCTGGCTGGTTGGACTCGGTGGCATCGTCGGGGCGCTCCTGCGCCACCTCACGACGATCCGTCTCGCGTCCGAGGGATTCCCCACCGGGACGCTCGCCGTGAACGTCGTCGGGAGTTTCGTCCTCGGGTTCGTGACCTTCCTCGACTCGGGCAACCAAGTGGTGCTGTTCGTCGGCACCGGTGCCTGTGGCTCGTATACGACGTTCTCGGCGTTCTCGTTCGACACCGTCAGGTTGTGGGAGGAAGACGAGCAGGTCCGCGCTGGCGCCTTCGCGGTCGGGAACCTTCTCGGGTCGATCGCTGCGATCGCGCTGGCGTGGGCGCTCGCCAGTCTCGTCCCGGTCTGA
- the yqeC gene encoding selenium cofactor biosynthesis protein YqeC, translating into MDLVTALGAEGLVCVVGAGGKKSTLWQLADRIDRAVVTATVRIPIFDPHVGAVSVTADPVDAVRGADTWPLGLVPERENDRYLGYETQTVERIVETGVPEAVLVKADGARMREFKAPNDAEPRIPAATDTVLPLVSAHVVGEPLTDDSVHRVDRVAALTDLSPGAEIRPEHVATVVTSPSGGCKDVPDGATVVPVINKVDDDTDEAIATRIATAILATDRIDRVALTRMAADDPLVAVLGD; encoded by the coding sequence ATGGATCTCGTCACCGCACTCGGGGCCGAGGGGCTCGTCTGTGTCGTCGGCGCCGGCGGGAAGAAATCCACCCTGTGGCAACTGGCCGACCGGATCGACCGCGCAGTGGTGACGGCGACCGTTCGGATCCCGATCTTCGACCCGCACGTCGGCGCAGTCAGCGTGACAGCGGATCCGGTCGACGCAGTTCGGGGGGCCGACACGTGGCCGCTGGGCCTCGTTCCGGAACGCGAAAACGACCGCTATCTGGGCTACGAGACGCAGACCGTCGAACGAATCGTCGAGACCGGGGTGCCCGAGGCCGTCCTGGTCAAAGCCGACGGCGCACGGATGCGGGAGTTCAAAGCGCCGAACGACGCCGAGCCCCGGATTCCCGCGGCGACGGACACCGTCCTGCCCCTGGTCAGCGCACACGTCGTCGGCGAGCCGCTGACCGACGACTCCGTCCACCGGGTCGATCGCGTGGCCGCGCTCACCGACCTCTCACCGGGCGCGGAAATCCGCCCCGAACACGTCGCCACAGTAGTGACGAGTCCCAGCGGCGGGTGCAAGGACGTCCCCGACGGGGCGACGGTCGTCCCGGTCATCAACAAAGTCGACGACGACACCGACGAGGCAATCGCCACCCGGATCGCGACTGCGATCCTCGCCACCGACCGGATCGACCGCGTCGCCCTCACGCGAATGGCGGCCGACGACCCGCTCGTGGCCGTGCTGGGCGACTGA
- the fmdA gene encoding formamidase, producing the protein MPEVHFEVDVDSPPDEQPGANPFNRWHPDIESVVSAEPGDRIRMECLDWTGGQIEDNDNANEVRDVDLNQVHYLSGPVEVAGAEPGDLLKVTLLDIGALNDRWEYGFTGIFSQQNGGGFLTDHFPDAAKAIWDLDGTYVSSRHVPDVHYEGKIHPGLIGTAPSEDLLAEWTEREQKLMDKHEEDPSSIPDHPTGESEPPVANPPTAEGALPGEASGDAADRIGEEGARTVPPREHGGNCDIKDLSLGSTIYFPVFVEGAKFGIGDLHASQGDGEITFCGAIEMAGYVDLQFDLVKDGMDKYGVSHPIFEPGHRGPDFSEYVVFEGYSVDEEGEQHYIDSHVAYRRACLQAIDYLEQFGYTREQAYVILGTVPVEGRQSGVVDIPNACSTLALPKAVFEFDVSPDGLDESRDRGQITITDDPL; encoded by the coding sequence ATGCCAGAAGTACATTTTGAGGTAGACGTCGACAGTCCGCCGGACGAACAGCCAGGTGCGAACCCGTTCAACCGCTGGCATCCCGATATCGAATCGGTGGTTTCCGCCGAGCCGGGTGACCGGATCCGGATGGAGTGTCTCGACTGGACGGGTGGACAGATCGAAGACAACGACAATGCAAACGAGGTCAGAGACGTCGACCTGAATCAGGTCCACTATCTCTCCGGGCCGGTCGAGGTGGCCGGCGCGGAACCCGGTGACCTGTTGAAGGTGACGTTGCTCGATATCGGTGCGCTGAACGACCGCTGGGAGTACGGCTTCACGGGCATCTTCTCCCAGCAGAACGGCGGTGGGTTCCTCACCGACCACTTCCCCGACGCCGCGAAGGCAATCTGGGACCTCGACGGGACCTACGTCTCCTCGCGCCACGTTCCGGACGTCCACTACGAGGGGAAGATACACCCCGGCCTGATCGGGACCGCCCCCTCGGAGGACCTCCTGGCGGAGTGGACCGAGCGCGAACAGAAACTCATGGACAAACACGAAGAGGACCCGAGTTCGATCCCGGATCACCCCACCGGTGAGTCGGAGCCGCCCGTCGCGAACCCACCGACGGCAGAAGGGGCACTGCCCGGAGAGGCGTCGGGCGACGCGGCGGACCGGATCGGCGAGGAAGGCGCGCGGACGGTCCCACCGAGAGAACACGGTGGCAACTGTGACATCAAGGACCTCTCACTCGGCTCGACGATCTACTTCCCGGTGTTCGTCGAGGGGGCGAAGTTCGGCATCGGTGACCTCCACGCCTCCCAGGGCGACGGGGAGATCACCTTCTGTGGCGCCATCGAGATGGCCGGCTACGTCGACCTGCAGTTCGACCTCGTCAAGGACGGGATGGACAAGTACGGCGTCTCCCACCCCATCTTCGAGCCGGGCCACCGCGGGCCGGACTTCTCGGAGTACGTCGTCTTCGAGGGGTACTCCGTCGACGAGGAGGGCGAACAGCACTACATCGACTCACACGTCGCCTACCGACGCGCCTGTCTGCAGGCCATCGATTACCTGGAGCAGTTCGGCTACACGCGCGAGCAGGCCTACGTGATCCTCGGGACCGTCCCGGTGGAGGGGCGCCAGAGCGGCGTCGTCGACATTCCCAACGCCTGTTCGACCCTCGCCCTCCCGAAAGCGGTCTTCGAGTTCGACGTCAGTCCCGACGGCCTCGACGAGTCCCGCGACCGGGGGCAGATCACGATCACGGACGACCCACTCTGA